Proteins found in one Syngnathus acus chromosome 9, fSynAcu1.2, whole genome shotgun sequence genomic segment:
- the LOC119127290 gene encoding ras-related protein Rab-14-like, translating to MTAAPYNYSYIFKYIIIGDMGVGKSCLLHQFTEKKFMADCPHTIGVEFGTRIMEVHGQKVKLQIWDTAGQERFRAVTRSYYRGAAGALMVYDITRRSTYNHLSSWLTDARNLTNPNTVIILIGNKGDLEAQRDVTYEEAKQFADENGLLFLEASAKTGENVEEAFLEAAKRIYQNIQDGSLDLNAAESGVQHKPSAPQGGRLNADSQPPKDGCSC from the exons ATGACCGCCGCGCCTTACAACTACTCCTACATCTTCAAGTACATCATCATCG GTGACATGGGCGTGGGCAAGTCGTGTTTACTGCACCAGTTCACAGAGAAGAAAT TCATGGCCGACTGCCCTCACACCATCGGCGTGGAGTTTGGCACCAGGATCATGGAGGTCCATGGCCAGAAGGTGAAGCTTCAGATCTGGGATACGGCGGGCCAGGAGCGCTTCAGGGCTGTCACCCGGTCCTACTACAGGGGAGCCGCCGGGGCCCTCATGGTCTATGACATCACCAG GAGAAGCACCTACAATCATCTCAGCAGCTGGTTGACGGACGCCAGGAACCTGACCAATCCAAACACG gtGATAATCCTGATTGGCAACAAAGGCGACCTGGAGGCGCAGAGAGACGTCACGTACGAGGAAGCCAAACAGTTTGCGGACGAGAACG GTTTGCTCTTCCTGGAGGCCAGCGCCAAGAC AGGCGAGAACGTAGAGGAGGCCTTCCTGGAGGCAGCCAAACGAATCTACCAGAACATCCAGGATGGCAGCTTAGACCTGAATGCTGCCGAATCAGGAGTGCAGCACAAGCCGTCCGCGCCGCAGGGAGGGCGACTCAACGCGGACAGCCAGCCACCCAAAGACGGATGCAGCTGCTAA